A single window of Gemmatimonadaceae bacterium DNA harbors:
- a CDS encoding ATP-binding protein, giving the protein MTTVINVPPSLDDQSFEQVLEQLAPVPMDEKVLVDARHCRWASPYGLTALLALAQTRAERPAFAAPEGEETVGYWARTDFFKYADELYELHGTVPKRAGGDSRVLLEVTPVAKSEDVHEVVERIQQKAQQIISTELNLDAKATVGFAMTLSEICQNIVEHAGRGGWVAVQAYTWKKRLGRRVVQIAVCDAGMGFRNSLEGAPGRVRDDRWDDGAALEAAVIRGVSRFRDPGRGQGLSGVRRYCGRWEGKLSIRSGTARIALVPKWDEDVPLEEDLSPFPGAQVQVTIPERTAGKE; this is encoded by the coding sequence GTGACCACCGTCATCAACGTCCCGCCGTCGCTCGACGATCAGTCGTTCGAGCAGGTGCTGGAACAGCTGGCGCCCGTGCCAATGGACGAGAAGGTCCTGGTCGACGCGCGCCACTGCCGGTGGGCATCGCCCTACGGGCTCACGGCGCTGCTCGCGCTGGCCCAGACGCGAGCCGAGCGGCCGGCGTTCGCGGCGCCCGAGGGTGAGGAGACGGTGGGCTACTGGGCCCGCACCGACTTCTTCAAGTACGCCGACGAGCTGTACGAGCTGCACGGGACCGTCCCCAAGCGCGCGGGCGGCGACTCGCGCGTCCTGCTCGAGGTCACGCCGGTGGCGAAGAGCGAGGACGTGCACGAGGTGGTGGAGCGCATCCAGCAGAAGGCCCAGCAGATCATCAGCACCGAGCTCAATCTCGACGCCAAGGCCACGGTGGGCTTCGCGATGACGCTCTCCGAGATCTGCCAGAACATCGTCGAACACGCCGGCCGCGGCGGTTGGGTTGCCGTCCAGGCCTACACCTGGAAGAAGCGGCTCGGGCGGCGCGTGGTTCAGATCGCCGTGTGCGACGCCGGCATGGGGTTCCGCAACTCGCTGGAGGGCGCGCCGGGCCGGGTGCGCGACGACCGGTGGGACGACGGCGCGGCGCTGGAGGCGGCGGTGATCCGCGGCGTGAGCCGGTTCCGCGATCCGGGGCGCGGCCAGGGGCTGTCGGGCGTGCGGCGGTATTGCGGCCGATGGGAAGGCAAACTCTCAATTCGCAGTGGCACGGCGCGCATCGCGCTCGTGCCCAAGTGGGATGAGGACGTCCCGCTTGAGGAAGATCTCTCCCCCTTTCCCGGTGCTCAGGTGCAGGTCACGATCCCTGAGCGCACGGCAGGCAAAGAATGA